CAGCGTCTCTCCGTTTTCTCCGATGACCATGCCCGCCGGTGTAGGCATGCCGTTCCGGGCAAAGTATTCAATCTTGCCCCGCTGAGAAATGGAAGTGGCGCAGTCCAGCACGAAGGGGAATTCCTCATCCGTTGGAATGCCAAAGGTCAGCGGATTGGTGCCCAGCATGTTCTCCACGCCGTTGGTGGGTGCAATGGAAGGCCGGGCATTGGTACCGGTGATGCCGATGCAGTCCTGCGCCGTGCACATTGTTGCATAATATCCAGCAATTCCATAATGGGTTGAATTTCGCACTGCAACCATGCCCATGCCGCACTTCTTTGCCTTGTCGATGGCCATTTCCATGGCCTGTTTTCCGATGACCATGCCCATGCCGTTGTGTCCGTCCACCACCGCAGTGGTGGGGGTCTCTTTGATGATCTCAAATTCCGTCACCGGATTTAAAATGCCCTGGCGGATACGGTCGATGTAAATGGGTTTGAACCGGTTGCAGCCGTGGCTCTCAATGCCCCTGCGGTCACTTTCCATCAGAATCTCCGCGCACACTTTGGCGTCCGCCGCCGGTACACCAGCCTTTTCAAAAACAGTTGTCATAAAATTTCCGATGAGCTCCCAACTCACATACGGTCTTGTCTCTTTCATATCGTCGTTCCCCTTCCCTGTCCTTTTATGTTTTTACGAATGCATCTGCTCGTGCTCTTTTTTCAGTTCCTCATAAAGCTGCAGACCGCTCCACCCCACATTGTGTTCGGTTAGGATCGCTTTCAGATTCACCGCCACTTTGTTCTTGCGCATCTGTGCCAGCA
Above is a window of Oscillospiraceae bacterium NTUH-002-81 DNA encoding:
- a CDS encoding Ldh family oxidoreductase, whose translation is MKETRPYVSWELIGNFMTTVFEKAGVPAADAKVCAEILMESDRRGIESHGCNRFKPIYIDRIRQGILNPVTEFEIIKETPTTAVVDGHNGMGMVIGKQAMEMAIDKAKKCGMGMVAVRNSTHYGIAGYYATMCTAQDCIGITGTNARPSIAPTNGVENMLGTNPLTFGIPTDEEFPFVLDCATSISQRGKIEYFARNGMPTPAGMVIGENGETLTDSQQILKDLTTGKAALAPIGGVGEGLAGYKGYGYATVVEILCAALQAGSFLKMLTGRDSEGNAIPYPLGHFFIAIDTEAFLGAESFKKTTGEILRELRASKKAPGCDRIYTAGEKEHDVWMERKDKGVPMAENVQREFAQLREDYGLPKEQFLFPFEK